In Novosphingobium sp. MMS21-SN21R, a single genomic region encodes these proteins:
- a CDS encoding glycoside hydrolase family 97 protein, with protein MARAQEWQEIRSPDGRLEVDFAVDQGEAIYRASFKGKPIIDRSLLGFRFKDRQSLEAGFTLGDVKRTATDTTWAQPWGERHFVRDASNGIVATVTAADGRELRIEFRVFDDGFGFRYILPGDPKDRFVISDEVTQFAFAQNYRAWWIPAYREKFSEYEYSRSALSAVPAVQTPLTLEGDGVAMAVHEAALVDYASMNLRLVADNTKTLKADLSPWSNGDLVRARGGLATPWRAILVADNAAKLADSRLILNLNEPNRLGDVSWAKPMKYIGIFWGMHIGRYTWEPGPDHGATTARARQYIDWAAANGIPGVLFEGWNKGWDAPQWWLNGHSRFTQNEAATDFDMDAVAAHARARGVEIVGHHETGAQVQDYLRQLDPALDYYERHGVKAIKLGYVGTRLDMTEWPDGQYAVENFQKVVEAAARHHIAVFPHEPVKDTGLRRTWPNLMSREGARGQEYNGGSPDTGNSPDHLAIVPFTRMLSGPFDYTPGVFNFDYKAKRPHNRVPSTLAQQLALFVVLYSPVQMAVDLPENYEGNPAFRFIHDVPTDWEESRTLMGEIGEYVVTARQGRNTEDWFLGALTNGNARKLTVPLDFLEPGKRYEAMIYADGPGADWRGAPERVSIRRKVVTARSIMTLSLAPGGGQAIRFRAL; from the coding sequence ATGGCCAGGGCGCAGGAATGGCAGGAGATCAGATCACCTGATGGGCGACTCGAGGTGGATTTCGCCGTCGATCAGGGCGAGGCGATCTATCGGGCCAGCTTCAAGGGCAAGCCGATCATCGACCGGTCACTGCTGGGCTTTCGCTTCAAGGACCGCCAGTCGCTGGAAGCAGGCTTTACCCTTGGCGACGTTAAACGCACCGCCACCGATACAACCTGGGCACAGCCGTGGGGTGAGCGTCATTTTGTGCGCGACGCAAGCAACGGCATCGTGGCTACGGTAACGGCCGCCGACGGCCGCGAATTGCGTATCGAGTTCCGTGTTTTCGATGATGGCTTCGGCTTCCGTTACATTCTTCCGGGCGATCCGAAAGACCGCTTCGTCATAAGCGACGAGGTGACCCAGTTCGCGTTTGCGCAGAACTACCGCGCGTGGTGGATTCCTGCCTATCGCGAGAAATTCTCCGAGTATGAATATTCCCGCTCCGCCCTGTCGGCGGTCCCGGCGGTGCAGACGCCCCTGACTCTGGAGGGCGACGGCGTCGCCATGGCGGTGCATGAGGCGGCGCTGGTCGACTACGCCTCGATGAACTTGCGGCTGGTCGCGGACAACACAAAGACGCTGAAAGCAGACTTGTCGCCTTGGTCAAATGGGGATCTCGTCCGGGCACGCGGCGGTCTGGCCACGCCATGGCGCGCGATCCTCGTGGCAGACAACGCCGCAAAGCTTGCCGATTCCCGCCTGATCCTCAACCTCAACGAGCCTAATCGGCTGGGCGATGTGTCCTGGGCGAAGCCCATGAAGTACATCGGAATCTTCTGGGGGATGCACATCGGCCGTTACACGTGGGAGCCGGGCCCCGATCACGGCGCGACCACGGCGCGGGCCAGGCAATATATCGATTGGGCAGCCGCCAACGGTATTCCCGGCGTGTTGTTCGAAGGTTGGAACAAAGGCTGGGATGCACCGCAATGGTGGCTGAATGGCCACTCGCGCTTCACCCAGAATGAGGCGGCAACGGACTTCGACATGGATGCCGTTGCTGCCCATGCCAGGGCACGTGGGGTCGAGATCGTCGGCCACCACGAGACTGGCGCGCAAGTGCAGGACTATCTGCGACAGCTCGATCCGGCGCTCGACTATTATGAGCGCCACGGCGTGAAGGCAATCAAGCTTGGCTATGTCGGCACCCGCCTCGACATGACCGAATGGCCCGATGGCCAGTATGCGGTCGAGAACTTCCAGAAGGTCGTCGAGGCTGCCGCGCGTCATCACATTGCGGTGTTTCCGCACGAACCGGTCAAGGACACCGGCCTGCGCCGTACATGGCCGAACCTGATGAGCCGCGAAGGCGCGCGCGGGCAGGAATACAATGGCGGAAGTCCGGATACCGGAAATTCACCCGATCACCTCGCCATCGTGCCGTTCACGCGGATGCTGTCCGGACCGTTCGACTACACCCCGGGCGTCTTCAACTTCGACTACAAGGCAAAGCGCCCGCACAACCGGGTTCCTTCCACCCTGGCACAGCAGCTCGCGCTCTTCGTCGTGCTGTACTCGCCGGTGCAGATGGCGGTGGATCTTCCGGAGAACTACGAAGGCAATCCTGCCTTCCGGTTCATTCACGATGTTCCGACCGATTGGGAGGAAAGCCGCACATTGATGGGCGAGATCGGCGAATACGTCGTGACAGCAAGGCAAGGTCGCAACACCGAGGACTGGTTTCTGGGCGCGCTGACCAATGGCAACGCACGCAAGCTGACCGTGCCGCTCGACTTTCTCGAGCCCGGCAAGCGCTATGAGGCGATGATCTATGCCGATGGACCGGGCGCAGACTGGCGGGGGGCACCGGAACGCGTGTCGATACGCCGCAAGGTGGTGACGGCGCGGAGCATCATGACACTTTCACTCGCTCCCGGCGGCGGTCAGGCCATCCGCTTCCGCGCGCTTTGA
- a CDS encoding TonB-dependent receptor, translated as MRDLRNTRNLFAVLLCGASVLAFAPGAALAADEPQAQETQDNGGIGEIIVTAQKRAENVQDVPISITAFTADALQARGISDVTAMGNLAPNVTLDAGTPFSGSSSVLSAFIRGIGQNDFAFNLDPGVGVYLDGVYLARSVGANQDLLDIERVEILKGPQGDLFGRNTIGGAISIVTRRPAKEFGGRLEVTAGRFGRIDTKGTVNVPISDKVFTAFSFSTKKNDGYQRQIAFPGFASGVVADNFNYFGNKRPDRFGGEDQYSIRGKLLWEATPDLTVTLAGDYLHQDNNGVASTVLKTHTNPADPTNVFGPLYNGCIAGALPPFAMAGICNNIVQGTNLGGLVATSPTLFYGDQFLTRDIDDSYATGNNFSRLRSYGGSLTLEWDLGAAQLKSVTGYRELHWQSAQDEDGSPLPILQTSFDMNQKQFSEELQLTGAAMDDKLTYVLGAYYFDESGNLHDLVAFPGGLLQIDGQNYLGTKNYAGYAHLNYKFSEQFSITLGGRYTHENKTFTGLQSDPNGIFYKLNGYYTVNEAARQSLCNSGAAVPSLQGIPPGLFCYPSGTNITQVYPVAPAGGFRQSFNNFSPKIGLEFKVTPDVMVYASFAKGYKTGGWTTRLTTPQPVGTPAPTFGPEKATTWEMGVKSEFADRKAQLNVSGFYTKYQGIQLNFQVGTSPTLQNAGEAEIYGFEAEFQARPVPDLTFSAGIGYTHAKYTSLSPFVTGVTLNSRLPKTPEWKLTFNPQYRIGLGDHGDVMVSADYTHTASLFNDTENTLLLKRPAIDVVNASMTYRAPDKNWELAVGVTNLTEERYLTTGQNQVAGGLTYGTYSRPREWSVTGRVKF; from the coding sequence ATGCGCGATCTTCGCAACACCCGGAATCTGTTTGCCGTGCTGCTTTGCGGCGCGTCGGTCCTTGCGTTCGCTCCCGGCGCTGCGCTCGCCGCCGATGAACCTCAGGCGCAGGAAACGCAGGATAACGGCGGCATCGGTGAGATCATCGTCACTGCGCAAAAGCGCGCCGAAAACGTACAAGACGTTCCCATCTCGATCACCGCGTTTACCGCCGACGCGCTCCAGGCGCGCGGTATTTCCGATGTTACCGCGATGGGCAACCTCGCTCCGAACGTGACGCTCGATGCCGGAACGCCGTTCTCCGGCTCGTCCTCGGTGTTGTCGGCGTTCATTCGCGGCATCGGACAAAATGATTTCGCGTTCAATCTCGATCCCGGCGTCGGCGTCTATCTCGATGGGGTCTATCTCGCCCGTTCGGTCGGCGCGAACCAGGATCTGCTCGACATCGAGCGCGTGGAAATCCTTAAAGGTCCGCAAGGCGACCTGTTTGGCCGCAACACCATCGGCGGCGCGATCTCGATCGTCACGCGCCGTCCCGCCAAGGAGTTTGGCGGACGTCTTGAGGTGACGGCGGGCCGCTTCGGACGCATCGACACCAAGGGCACCGTCAACGTGCCGATCAGCGACAAGGTGTTCACCGCGTTCAGCTTCTCGACCAAGAAGAACGACGGCTATCAGCGCCAGATCGCATTTCCCGGTTTCGCATCGGGCGTGGTCGCCGACAACTTCAACTACTTCGGCAACAAGCGTCCCGACCGGTTCGGCGGCGAGGACCAGTACAGCATTCGCGGCAAGCTGCTGTGGGAAGCTACGCCCGATCTGACCGTCACGCTTGCGGGCGACTACCTGCATCAGGACAACAACGGCGTCGCCTCGACGGTCCTCAAGACCCACACCAATCCGGCCGATCCTACCAACGTCTTCGGCCCGCTGTATAACGGCTGCATCGCCGGCGCGCTGCCGCCGTTCGCAATGGCGGGCATCTGCAACAACATCGTCCAGGGCACCAATCTGGGAGGGCTTGTCGCAACCAGCCCGACGCTGTTCTACGGCGACCAGTTCCTGACCAGGGACATCGACGACAGCTACGCCACCGGCAACAACTTCTCGCGTCTGCGCAGCTATGGTGGTTCGTTGACGCTTGAATGGGATCTTGGCGCTGCGCAGCTCAAGTCTGTGACCGGCTACCGCGAATTGCACTGGCAATCGGCGCAGGACGAGGATGGTTCGCCCCTGCCGATCCTGCAAACCTCGTTCGACATGAACCAGAAGCAGTTCAGTGAGGAACTGCAGCTGACCGGTGCCGCCATGGACGACAAGCTGACTTATGTCCTTGGCGCCTATTACTTCGATGAGAGCGGCAACCTGCACGATCTCGTCGCATTCCCAGGCGGGCTGCTTCAGATCGATGGTCAGAACTATCTCGGCACCAAGAACTACGCCGGATATGCCCACCTCAACTACAAGTTCAGCGAACAGTTCAGCATCACGCTCGGCGGCCGCTACACACACGAGAACAAGACTTTCACCGGCCTCCAGTCCGATCCTAACGGCATCTTCTACAAGCTGAACGGCTATTACACGGTCAACGAGGCCGCGCGCCAATCGCTATGCAACAGCGGTGCGGCCGTGCCTTCGCTTCAGGGCATTCCGCCGGGCCTGTTCTGCTATCCCAGCGGGACCAATATCACGCAGGTTTATCCGGTGGCTCCTGCTGGCGGTTTCAGGCAGAGCTTCAACAACTTCTCGCCCAAGATCGGACTTGAATTCAAGGTCACGCCGGACGTGATGGTCTACGCCTCCTTCGCCAAGGGTTACAAGACCGGCGGCTGGACCACGCGCCTGACCACGCCGCAGCCGGTTGGTACGCCTGCGCCCACGTTTGGTCCTGAAAAGGCCACAACCTGGGAAATGGGCGTGAAGTCCGAATTTGCCGACCGCAAGGCTCAGCTCAACGTGTCGGGCTTCTACACCAAGTACCAGGGCATCCAGCTCAACTTCCAGGTCGGTACGTCTCCGACCCTGCAGAACGCGGGCGAGGCTGAGATCTACGGCTTCGAAGCGGAGTTCCAGGCGCGGCCAGTCCCCGACCTCACGTTCTCGGCGGGCATTGGCTATACCCACGCCAAGTACACCTCGCTATCGCCGTTCGTGACCGGGGTGACGCTGAATTCGCGTCTGCCAAAGACGCCGGAATGGAAGCTGACGTTCAATCCGCAGTACCGCATCGGGCTTGGCGATCATGGCGACGTGATGGTTTCGGCGGACTACACGCACACCGCTTCGCTGTTCAACGACACCGAGAACACGCTGCTGCTCAAGCGTCCGGCCATCGACGTCGTCAACGCCTCGATGACTTACCGCGCGCCTGACAAGAACTGGGAACTGGCGGTCGGCGTTACCAACCTGACCGAAGAACGCTACCTTACCACCGGCCAGAACCAGGTGGCAGGCGGACTGACTTACGGCACGTACAGCCGCCCACGTGAATGGTCGGTCACCGGCCGCGTGAAATTCTGA
- a CDS encoding helix-turn-helix domain-containing protein has product MPNKSDRSIKPVRIAGNAMQWAQGLSEIFVELEFSQIDPTQRLVGLMYDYPFGDLRFIRAITKGGPHQVIRSPTLIEKSSHNNFFIGCILAGKANLSQAGHVAALERGDLAILDSTRSYEIEVPSSFDALWVRVPRYRIEGRLTSIEQVMSQRINGSAGIGHLASVMLRSALKEASHISATDANRITNSLLDLLGLSLACEFAGAPSQSAGRQSTLRRIQQHIDDNLDDETISLDTIAAAHALSPRYVNKLFEREGVSTARWIRMRRLERCRADLENPEKRHLSISEIAFNHGFGNISSFNRAFKARFNVAPTALRNS; this is encoded by the coding sequence ATGCCGAACAAGTCGGACAGATCGATCAAACCGGTCAGAATTGCGGGCAATGCCATGCAGTGGGCGCAGGGCTTGTCCGAAATTTTCGTCGAGCTGGAATTTTCCCAGATCGATCCGACGCAACGCTTGGTCGGATTGATGTACGACTACCCTTTCGGCGACCTCAGGTTTATCCGTGCGATCACCAAGGGCGGCCCACATCAGGTCATCCGCTCGCCCACGCTGATCGAGAAATCCTCGCACAACAACTTCTTCATCGGCTGCATTCTGGCGGGCAAGGCCAACCTGTCGCAGGCAGGTCATGTCGCTGCGCTGGAGCGCGGAGATCTGGCGATTCTGGACAGCACCCGCAGTTATGAAATCGAAGTGCCGAGCAGCTTCGATGCCCTTTGGGTCCGTGTTCCGCGTTACCGGATCGAGGGACGTTTGACTTCGATCGAACAGGTCATGTCGCAGCGCATCAACGGGTCTGCCGGGATCGGCCATCTTGCCTCGGTCATGCTGCGCTCGGCACTTAAGGAGGCGTCGCACATCAGCGCTACCGACGCCAACCGCATTACCAACTCCCTGCTCGATCTGCTGGGGTTGAGCCTCGCCTGCGAGTTTGCCGGCGCGCCCTCACAATCCGCCGGACGGCAATCGACATTGCGGCGGATCCAGCAGCATATCGACGACAATCTCGATGACGAAACAATCTCGCTCGATACTATAGCTGCGGCGCACGCGCTCAGCCCGCGATACGTCAACAAGCTGTTCGAGCGTGAAGGCGTGTCAACGGCCAGATGGATACGGATGCGCAGGCTGGAGAGGTGCCGCGCCGATCTGGAGAACCCTGAAAAGCGCCATCTCTCGATCAGCGAGATCGCTTTCAACCACGGATTTGGCAACATCAGCAGCTTCAACCGCGCCTTCAAGGCACGCTTCAATGTCGCGCCAACCGCCCTGCGCAACAGCTAA
- a CDS encoding TonB-dependent receptor domain-containing protein, whose product MKVSTRIAALSSVALFALGAPVHAQTAAPQPADEATSAEDNLGLAEIVVTGASSGRRKMETSYAITTLSATDLQQRAPQSIAEVYASAPGIFAESSGGEIGNNVYSRGLPNDNFRYVPVLEDGLPVWEEGAGAFTNADIFYRVDATIQSAQIVRGGSASITASNAPGGVLNVLTKKGTKELEGLVKLEWGDYDHYRGDFSLTGPINDKLLFNVGGFYRANNGMRDPGFTGNRGGQFRAGLTYLLDDGQIYVGYRKLNDRNIFYTAIPLASKNNGLPGLDAGDGTVVSSAFRNIVAPDLYGTGSTSIDLANGVHTNTDTFTVNFDNKFNDWLSVSAKGRYTTGTVDFNGLFSDQVSGAQAFLDSALPALSAANAATVRAAYFDANTGQLIPTANIANGLTLVEDIFSTYVDVENLVGDLSFTAKNGNNTLTVGYYHSQFNQRQQWNWNNVLTEATNQPRSLDVIGLDAAGNRTIGYTANGLVKLHSNLQDFRDDVKIDALYATDSFQVTPALRIDLGARYHHVSKRGTIALSKSVNLGDPTTILDDNVTVLSGAIKPYTFSTGQWAFSAGANYEFNPNMAAFARYSRSFRVTPEFSQWFNCCNPVENRIDLLEGGLKYSSRPVSAFVTVFYNNFPNISFNNIVAGNPQTATAAARSYGVELELALRPVDMFELNFSGNIQSIKYTGFSGTDGNGAFDYSSNRIVRQPAATFSLRPVLHLLGNKLDVFSNIEYIGKRYADVSNTIALPAFTQVSLGAKWSITDNLSAEIIATNLFDTVGLTEGNPRAGVITGTNETAFQGRPIFGRRVRAGVTFQF is encoded by the coding sequence ATGAAGGTTTCAACGCGTATCGCCGCGCTTTCCAGTGTAGCACTTTTCGCACTCGGCGCACCTGTCCATGCGCAGACTGCAGCTCCGCAGCCTGCGGACGAGGCAACTTCGGCCGAAGACAATCTCGGCCTTGCCGAAATCGTCGTTACCGGCGCGAGCTCTGGCCGCAGGAAGATGGAAACGTCCTACGCCATCACCACGCTGTCAGCGACCGATCTCCAGCAGCGTGCACCGCAGAGCATTGCTGAAGTCTATGCCAGCGCGCCGGGCATTTTCGCCGAATCCTCGGGTGGTGAAATCGGCAACAACGTCTATTCGCGCGGCCTGCCGAACGACAACTTCCGCTATGTTCCGGTGCTCGAAGACGGCCTGCCGGTGTGGGAAGAGGGCGCTGGCGCTTTCACTAACGCAGACATCTTCTACCGCGTCGACGCGACCATCCAGAGCGCGCAGATCGTGCGCGGTGGCTCGGCCTCGATCACCGCGTCGAACGCACCAGGCGGTGTACTCAACGTCCTGACCAAGAAGGGCACCAAGGAGCTCGAAGGTCTCGTCAAGCTCGAGTGGGGTGACTACGACCACTATCGTGGCGACTTCAGCCTGACCGGCCCGATAAACGACAAGCTGCTGTTCAACGTCGGCGGGTTCTATCGCGCGAACAACGGGATGCGCGATCCGGGCTTCACCGGCAACCGTGGCGGCCAGTTCCGGGCAGGCCTTACCTACCTGCTCGACGACGGCCAGATCTACGTTGGCTACCGCAAGCTCAACGACCGCAACATTTTCTACACGGCCATCCCGCTTGCCAGCAAGAACAATGGGCTCCCCGGGCTCGACGCTGGTGATGGCACGGTCGTTTCCAGTGCTTTCCGCAACATCGTCGCGCCTGACCTCTATGGCACGGGATCGACCTCGATCGATCTCGCCAATGGCGTCCACACCAACACCGATACCTTTACCGTCAACTTCGACAACAAGTTCAATGACTGGCTGAGCGTCAGCGCCAAGGGGCGCTACACCACCGGCACGGTGGACTTCAACGGACTGTTCAGCGACCAGGTTTCAGGTGCGCAGGCGTTCCTCGACAGCGCACTGCCCGCCCTCAGCGCAGCGAATGCCGCCACGGTCCGCGCCGCCTATTTCGACGCAAACACCGGCCAGCTGATCCCGACCGCCAATATCGCCAACGGCCTGACGCTGGTGGAGGATATCTTCTCGACCTATGTCGACGTCGAAAACCTCGTCGGCGACCTGAGCTTTACTGCCAAGAACGGCAACAACACGCTCACGGTCGGCTACTATCACAGCCAGTTCAACCAGCGGCAGCAGTGGAACTGGAACAACGTGCTGACCGAGGCGACCAATCAGCCGCGCTCGCTCGACGTGATCGGCCTTGATGCCGCCGGCAACCGTACCATCGGCTACACAGCCAACGGCCTCGTCAAGCTGCACAGCAACCTGCAGGACTTCCGCGATGACGTGAAGATCGATGCTCTCTACGCCACCGACTCCTTCCAGGTGACGCCGGCCCTGCGGATCGATCTTGGTGCACGTTATCACCACGTCAGCAAGCGCGGCACGATCGCCCTGTCGAAGTCGGTCAACCTCGGCGATCCGACCACGATCCTCGATGACAATGTCACAGTGCTAAGTGGCGCGATCAAGCCCTACACCTTCTCGACAGGCCAGTGGGCGTTCTCTGCCGGTGCGAACTACGAGTTCAATCCAAACATGGCCGCCTTTGCCCGCTACAGCCGCAGCTTCCGCGTCACGCCGGAATTCTCTCAGTGGTTCAATTGCTGCAACCCGGTCGAAAACCGGATCGATCTGCTCGAAGGCGGGCTGAAGTACTCCTCGCGCCCGGTTTCCGCCTTCGTGACGGTGTTCTACAACAACTTCCCGAACATCTCGTTCAACAACATCGTCGCAGGCAATCCGCAGACGGCCACTGCGGCGGCGCGGTCCTATGGTGTTGAACTCGAACTGGCGCTGCGACCAGTCGACATGTTCGAACTGAACTTCTCCGGGAACATCCAGTCGATCAAGTACACGGGCTTTTCAGGAACCGATGGCAACGGCGCTTTTGACTACAGCAGCAACCGCATCGTTCGCCAGCCGGCAGCGACCTTCTCGCTCCGACCGGTCCTGCATTTGCTGGGCAACAAGCTCGATGTCTTCAGCAACATCGAATACATCGGCAAGCGCTATGCAGACGTGTCGAACACCATTGCCCTGCCAGCGTTCACGCAAGTCAGCCTCGGCGCAAAGTGGTCGATCACCGACAACCTCTCGGCCGAGATCATCGCCACCAACCTGTTCGACACCGTGGGACTTACCGAAGGCAATCCCCGTGCAGGTGTGATTACAGGCACAAACGAAACCGCGTTCCAAGGACGCCCGATCTTCGGCCGCCGGGTGCGTGCAGGCGTGACATTCCAGTTCTGA
- a CDS encoding acyl-CoA dehydrogenase family protein: protein MTGAEPPLSDTETAFQDMAHAFARDVMRPVGEKLDRMTQDEILKKDSIYYTEFRPKYLALEINPVTLSELPPEELGKVLPIIMEEFGWGDGGLSVTIGACQLPPLLALMFGKQHLLERFPVDLIGCWAITEPDHGSDSLDPSKQIFHPQGNYGRPNCVAKIDGNKVILNGQKSAWVSNGPIADVCVLYSAADRGNGPDPENGVVMLVPMNAKGVSRGKFIDKLGQRPLPQGEIFFDNVELSADHIIAGPEEFQRAVYAIHCEANGQMGAIWTGSARASFEIAWKYAHERKQGGVPIYRHQSVAKSLFHMYRKVEASRALVRRVALYNMTSPMPSLQSAMATKVTATQTAFEVASDALQMLGGNGNTREYPIEKILRDARASMIEDGCNEILSIKGGYQMMDPDLL from the coding sequence ATGACAGGGGCGGAGCCGCCCCTGTCAGACACCGAAACCGCGTTTCAGGACATGGCGCACGCCTTTGCCCGCGACGTGATGCGCCCGGTCGGGGAAAAACTCGACCGGATGACCCAAGACGAAATCCTGAAGAAGGATTCGATCTACTACACCGAGTTCCGCCCCAAGTATCTGGCGCTGGAAATCAATCCAGTCACGCTCAGCGAACTGCCGCCCGAGGAACTGGGCAAGGTTCTGCCGATCATCATGGAAGAGTTCGGCTGGGGTGACGGCGGCCTGTCGGTGACGATCGGTGCCTGCCAGTTGCCGCCGCTGCTCGCGCTGATGTTCGGCAAGCAGCATCTACTGGAACGCTTCCCGGTGGATCTGATCGGTTGCTGGGCGATCACCGAACCCGATCATGGGTCGGATTCACTCGATCCTTCGAAGCAGATTTTCCACCCGCAGGGCAATTACGGCCGCCCGAACTGCGTCGCCAAGATCGACGGGAACAAGGTGATCCTCAACGGGCAGAAGTCCGCCTGGGTCTCCAATGGTCCGATTGCCGATGTTTGCGTGCTCTATTCGGCGGCAGATCGCGGCAATGGTCCCGATCCCGAAAACGGCGTGGTCATGCTCGTGCCGATGAATGCCAAGGGCGTCAGCCGCGGCAAGTTCATCGACAAGCTCGGCCAGCGGCCACTTCCGCAGGGTGAGATTTTCTTCGACAATGTGGAACTGTCCGCAGACCACATCATCGCCGGACCTGAAGAATTCCAACGCGCGGTCTATGCCATTCATTGTGAAGCCAATGGTCAGATGGGCGCCATCTGGACGGGTTCTGCCCGCGCCTCGTTCGAAATCGCGTGGAAATACGCGCATGAGCGCAAGCAGGGCGGCGTGCCGATCTATCGCCACCAGTCCGTCGCGAAGAGCCTGTTCCACATGTACCGCAAGGTCGAAGCTTCGCGTGCGCTGGTTCGGCGGGTGGCGCTTTACAACATGACGTCGCCCATGCCTTCGCTGCAATCGGCGATGGCGACCAAGGTGACCGCGACCCAGACCGCGTTCGAAGTGGCATCCGATGCGCTGCAGATGCTTGGCGGCAATGGCAACACGCGCGAATATCCGATCGAGAAGATCCTGCGCGATGCCCGTGCCTCGATGATCGAAGATGGCTGCAACGAAATTCTGTCGATCAAGGGTGGCTACCAGATGATGGACCCCGACCTGCTTTAG
- a CDS encoding thiolase family protein produces the protein MKTNAIIAGGGMTAFGKFPARTLKDLAGEAIKAALADAGLETSDIEAAYMGNAAAGTITGQVCVPGEVVLRSLGIGGIPVINVENACATASTALNQAAAMVTAGLYDVVLAVGYEKLVHEDKAKTFSVFSGAVDVSDMDGLAALVDRKMKAVGLQGDVAGAASRSLFMDIYATEAVAHMKAYGTTREQLAAVPAKNSRHGAHNPRAQFRDVTTVEEVLAAREIVWPLTLPMCSPIGDGAAAVLLVSERKARELGITNPVRITASVLGTSWDYPEGRESLVFHEMIGRAYDEAGLGAVDIDVVELHDASASSEILHTEYLGLCPMGEGGRVIEAGLTALGGGGRTVVNPSGGLLRKGHPIGATGIAQIVELYEQLSGRSGARQVEGARTGLAENGGGYINGDVAALCVTILER, from the coding sequence ATGAAGACCAATGCCATCATTGCCGGGGGCGGGATGACCGCTTTCGGCAAGTTCCCCGCGCGCACCCTAAAGGACTTGGCGGGCGAGGCGATCAAGGCCGCGCTCGCCGATGCAGGGCTGGAGACATCCGACATCGAAGCGGCCTACATGGGCAATGCCGCTGCCGGCACAATCACGGGGCAGGTCTGCGTTCCCGGAGAAGTCGTCCTTCGTTCGCTCGGCATTGGCGGAATCCCGGTGATCAACGTTGAGAACGCCTGCGCGACGGCGTCCACCGCGCTCAATCAGGCAGCCGCGATGGTCACCGCGGGGCTTTATGACGTGGTGCTGGCAGTCGGCTACGAAAAGTTGGTCCACGAGGACAAGGCGAAGACCTTCTCAGTGTTTTCGGGCGCTGTCGATGTGAGCGATATGGACGGCCTTGCCGCGCTGGTCGATCGCAAGATGAAGGCGGTGGGGCTTCAAGGCGATGTCGCGGGCGCAGCCTCCCGCTCGCTGTTCATGGATATCTATGCGACCGAGGCGGTTGCGCACATGAAGGCCTATGGCACCACCCGCGAACAGCTTGCCGCCGTTCCCGCAAAGAATTCCAGACATGGCGCGCACAATCCGCGTGCGCAGTTCCGCGATGTGACAACGGTCGAAGAGGTTCTCGCTGCGCGCGAGATCGTCTGGCCGCTGACTCTGCCGATGTGTTCGCCGATCGGAGACGGGGCCGCCGCAGTCTTGCTCGTCAGCGAACGCAAGGCGCGCGAGTTGGGAATCACCAACCCCGTGCGGATCACGGCCAGCGTGCTGGGCACCAGCTGGGACTATCCCGAAGGTCGGGAATCGCTCGTCTTCCATGAAATGATCGGTCGCGCCTATGACGAGGCAGGGCTTGGTGCAGTCGACATCGACGTGGTCGAACTGCACGACGCTTCTGCTTCCTCGGAAATTCTCCACACCGAATACCTCGGGCTATGTCCCATGGGTGAAGGTGGCCGCGTGATCGAAGCCGGACTGACCGCGCTGGGCGGCGGGGGCCGAACCGTCGTCAATCCTTCGGGCGGATTGCTTCGCAAGGGCCACCCCATCGGCGCCACCGGCATCGCGCAGATCGTCGAGCTTTACGAGCAGTTGTCCGGGCGATCCGGTGCGCGCCAGGTCGAAGGCGCCCGCACCGGCCTTGCCGAAAATGGCGGCGGTTACATCAACGGCGACGTCGCGGCGCTGTGCGTCACCATTCTCGAACGGTAA
- a CDS encoding LacI family DNA-binding transcriptional regulator: MDDNVLQQPVRTIVDVARLAGVTPSTVSRSLAGKSGVRPETRQRITEIARAHGFSVNLHAKGLRLGSGTRDPISGDGPALDDEGMDPFLARLTFSIIDLALKCGTRINLTIDGIQSVANERDRGSKKTAHLTVSPGEPGSETASYRVTLLKTPSE, translated from the coding sequence ATGGACGACAACGTGTTGCAGCAACCCGTCAGAACGATCGTCGACGTGGCGCGGCTCGCTGGAGTCACACCTTCGACGGTGTCGCGTTCGCTGGCTGGCAAGTCTGGTGTGCGGCCGGAAACCAGGCAACGCATTACCGAAATTGCCCGGGCGCATGGCTTCTCAGTCAACCTCCATGCAAAAGGGCTGCGCCTGGGTAGCGGAACACGCGATCCGATTTCGGGCGATGGACCGGCGTTGGACGACGAAGGCATGGACCCTTTCCTCGCTCGCCTGACATTTTCAATCATCGATCTCGCCCTGAAGTGCGGCACCCGCATCAATCTGACGATCGACGGCATCCAGTCAGTTGCCAATGAACGAGACCGGGGAAGCAAAAAGACCGCGCATTTGACCGTGAGCCCCGGCGAGCCTGGTAGCGAAACCGCGTCGTACCGTGTCACGTTGTTGAAAACGCCGAGTGAGTAG